A portion of the Carya illinoinensis cultivar Pawnee chromosome 11, C.illinoinensisPawnee_v1, whole genome shotgun sequence genome contains these proteins:
- the LOC122281061 gene encoding nuclear transcription factor Y subunit C-2 has translation MDQSEQTQKQQQQQHQQAVVGVAAGANQMAYATPYQTAPMVASGTPTGAVHSPTQPPTTFANPSHQLAYQQAQHFHNQQQQQQQQQLQMFWANQMQEIEQTTDFKNHSLPLARIKKIMKADEDVRMISAEAPVIFAKACEMFILELTLRSWIHTEENKRRTLQKNDIAAAISRTDVFDFLVDIIPRDELKEEGLGVTKATIPVVGSPADIPYYYVPSQHPVGPTGMIMGKPVDQAAMYATQQPRAPMAFMPWPQSQTQQQQPPQQQQTDS, from the coding sequence ATGGATCAATCAGAACAGACACAaaaacagcagcagcagcaacaccAGCAGGCAGTGGTGGGAGTTGCAGCAGGTGCCAACCAAATGGCCTATGCTACTCCCTATCAAACTGCTCCAATGGTGGCTTCTGGAACTCCTACAGGAGCAGTGCATTCCCCTACCCAGCCCCCCACCACATTTGCTAATCCCTCACACCAGCTTGCCTACCAGCAGGCCCAACACTTCCACaaccagcagcagcagcaacagcaaCAGCAACTTCAGATGTTCTGGGCCAACCAAATGCAAGAAATTGAGCAAACGACTGACTTCAAGAATCACAGCCTCCCCCTTGCTCGcattaagaaaataatgaaagctGATGAGGATGTCCGGATGATTTCAGCAGAGGCTCCTGTCATATTTGCAAAGGCATGTGAAATGTTCATCTTGGAGCTGACTTTGCGCTCTTGGATCCACacggaagaaaacaaaaggaggACATTACAAAAGAATGATATTGCGGCTGCCATTTCGAGGACTGATGTCTTTGATTTCTTGGTTGATATCATTCCAAGAGATGAATTGAAAGAGGAGGGACTTGGGGTGACCAAGGCTACTATTCCAGTAGTGGGTTCACCGGCTGATATCCCATACTACTATGTCCCATCACAGCATCCTGTGGGACCTACAGGAATGATCATGGGAAAGCCAGTCGACCAAGCAGCAATGTATGCTACGCAGCAGCCTCGAGCACCTATGGCTTTCATGCCATGGCCACAGAGTCAAACTCAGCAGCAGCAGCCACCACAGCAGCAGCAAACAGACTCTTGA